The Ziziphus jujuba cultivar Dongzao chromosome 12, ASM3175591v1 sequence aaaaaaaggaggcaaATATGGTTGCTGGATACGATGTTGCCATTGAAGACTAACAACTTTTAAACTATCTTaaattagatatatatgtatctctTTCGGCAAATTGAAATTACAATTAgcattgcaatttttttttcaatactaaTCCCTTTCTTTTCTATCCTCTCCAAATACTATCATGGACACCCGGAAGGAGGTAAGCCCAGAAAatcaaacaaaccaaaaattttCCTTCATTTTGTGCAATTTTCTGATCGCTACAATTTCCCacgcttttctttttttcttgtttattggGTTGCAgagtgttattttttatttttttatatttgagttATTGACTTCCATTTGATCAATTTTCCTATGGAAATTACAGAAAAATGTCTGGATGTCTGTTCCACAATTTGGAGGGTGGGATCATAAGGGAGGAGGAGCCAATTATTCCATGGTGTTTTCTCAAGCTCGAGCCAAtagaaaacaacaaaagaatGATGTCAAACGTGCTAGCCTCGGAAATGAAAGGGAGTTCATAGCTACTCATTATCGTGACAACATAccaaatcatcatcttcatcaaccTCAAGATGATTCTGTTGTGGTATGACCTTAATTTCCTGAAACTAGTACCCagcattatatatgtattttatgaaATGTTTGACAATAATTCTTTGTTCTAATTTCCTTCATATTTGTTTCCTTTCAGAGGAAAAGGAAGATTCTGACCTACATTAATTGCTGTATCAAGCCTTGATTTCCTAATGGATCTGAACCACTTCTCATGTTCCAAACCACTGTCATCTATTATTATCCTGTAAATTTATAGATGAGATTTGTTCATGAAAAAAGTATCAAACGAACTACTGTAATTTTTTAGAGTGCTATTATACATGTTGTTTATATTGTACTTTTTGAGTTGGGTTCATACTTCTTTAGGTTAAGTATTTATTGCATAAACAGTACCCTAAGAATatattgaaatgatatttagACAAATTGCTATATATTCTACAAGGGCATAAAGAGGCTATATAACCCCATTATTCAAACCTTTAACTATTATGATTATTTCCAGTACATTCCAGGTAACTGTTTCGATTATTTACAATGTGTTCGGTCTATAAACATAACCGTCGCCTATATTTTTCTCTTCCAATCTAATAGAAGAAAAGACTAAGCATATGGTACCTGCAGTGCAGTAGTCTACGCTTTGGATATAATAGTACGCTTTACCGGTGCTTTGAGAGAAGCTAGGTAATTAGCTTCTGCCTTGTCAATTCCACTGAAAAGATAATTGTAAGGAGGCAGCTTTATGTACTTGCCAGAACCAGGAACAACCTTCAGTTCATCGTTTTGCCAAACAATTCTTCCACCAGCAATGGTCACTTCAACTTTTCCCTGAGAACCATAACAAGAACTTCAAAACCAAGAGAGCGACGGCGAGAGATTCTAGAAGTTTCATAATTGTAATTAGATTTCGATGTGCTAATAGTATTACTAAATAAAGTTCCGATGGAAAACATTAAAAGGAGTGGAATACCACGTTTGAGAGGACAATATCAAACATGGGTGTAGAAAATAGTAATATCAAGGCTGTGAAATCATGTACGTGGATGATTTATGGAATCAAAGAGCATTGATATGGATCTCTATGCGGCGGGAAGAATGCATAATATGAACATTCTTCATGACAGAGgaaatttttcttcttcatgaCAGAGGAAAATTTTCTTCCTCATGCCACGGTAGCTGCCAATTGATTTACTTCTTGAGAAAATGGTAACAAAGATTACCTTCCCTCTCCTTCCCTCAAAGACATTTGTATCAGATCTAGAGTGGTGGGACTTTGCACTTATTTCAAAGCTTGAATTTGGATTGAGTATAATTATATCTGCATCTGATCCAGCGAGAATAGCTCCCTTCCTCGGATATATATTGAAGATCCTAGCACTGAAAATGTTGTGAAAGTTGAAATCATTTTCACATATTTCATGCAGCTTAATAGGCATTGTGtcttataaataaaagaaacccATAGGTTTCAGTGCTATCTCAAAACTCATAAAGATCTTAAAAGAACTTATTATAATCAAAGCAACAACAGGAATCAATACCAGTCAGTGCTTGTTATACGAACATAGTCAGTGACAGAAATTTGGCCAGACTCCTGAAGGATATGCAGAATTCAAGTGATTACAAAACAGAGATTCTTGGCTGCTTAAAATACTTGAAGCAATGAGCAAGACGTTATGGCAACTTACCACCATTGTATCCCATACGAGATGCATCCTCTCCTCTATACCTATTCGCAAATTACCATGTGCAGAAGAATTAGTGAGTAGGATAGCAAGCTTTGGCGACAAAAAGCACCTAGGCCTTAATGGGTTTAAATATATCAAAGACCattttttcatgaaaaaaataataataataaaatatttttattaccaTTAACACCATTTGGAATTTTCCGGAAATCATCAATTCCAAGAGCTTTCTGTTTAGAATTGAAAGCACAATGATCGGTTCCTACAAGCTGCAAATAGCaagatttaaatagaaaataaaatatttctacaAGAAGCTAACTAATATATAAGTGCATGTAGAGATGACCTATCATCATTCTACAACCCTCTATTATGTAAGAGCTTTATGAATGGTGAAAATTCATATTGCAATTAACAAAATTCCTACACTTTAATTGGAAGCCTTTCCAAACTCTAATAAATCATCACAGAAGCTTAAGTCCACAATACATGATGGTTTTTCTAATATCTAGTTGGAAAAACTTTTTCTACTAAtgagagagaaacctgcagaaCACCCGTTGAAAGTGCAGCCTGAAGAGCCTTGTCATGTCCTGCTGCCCTAATTGGTGGACTCATTACAAACCTGAAAATGGAAAGACCAATATGGTTGACATAGCCATGGTGATTgtcaaaagtaataataataaacaataaagagGTCTATTTTATTACCTTGCTGCAGTAAGAAAGTCAGAATCCCAAAGCCAAGAATCATTAAGGACTAAACCAGATACTACAGGCTCTCCAATAACCTTCTGACCTGCACTTTGTAAGAATAATACATCCTCTTTGTCAATTTTTCAAGCTGAATAAGGGAAGCtcataattaaattccataCACACGGagagaaaacagaaaaacaaaaattaatgctGTTGTCAAATAAATTTCCCACAGGAcacacaattttaaaaattttatggagAACCTGATATCCGAGCTTTAGCTATTTCCTCCATAGCATCGATGCTCATGACATGAACTACATAAAGTGGAGTGTTTATAAAACTTGCCAATCGAATTGCTCGTGCAGTTGCCTCTCCTTCCAGCTACATAAGCATCATGGTCAAGTCATAAAATGAAGAATAATGTCAGAGGCACAATTGGAAAAATCTATAAGATAATTAAAAGAGTAACAGAATagcaagagagaaaaaagagatcTACCAAAAGTTGTCATTGAGATGAGTATACAATAAATATATGTTCATGGCTATAATCATTGATGAATTAATGTTTAGATGGCTGCATGTTAGTAAGCATGCCCAGCCAAAAAGgtattttaaatgatatataAGAATGACAatcaagaaacaaaataaagaaaaagcaatGTCAGCAGGTCAGACATGATATGCAAAGGAGAATGTATTTGAATATTTACCACTGCAGGCCTTGAAAGAGCATGTCCCTCTGGACCTGTAATACCAAGTTCTATCATTCTTTTCTGTCCTTCATAAACAGCATCTCCATTTTCTGCATGGACCATAGCTAAGGCACCAAGAGACTTGCACTTCTTGAATCCTTCTAGCAGAAGGTCATCATTAATCATAAGAGCCCCTTTGTAAGCCATGAAAAACTTGAAAGAGTTTATCCCTATATATTAGCaaatatattacaaataaaTGTCAATAAACTTGATGTGAAAGGGTATCAAGGACCATACACAAGCAGTGCAAGCCAGAAATATGAATTGCTTACCTTTCTCCTGAACCAttatttccatttcttttgaaACGACTTCATCCCATTTTGTAATTGCCATATGGAAACCAAAATCCATGCAAGCCTTCTTAGATTTTTTCTCATAAGCTTCAAAGCCTGCTGTCAAACTCCCATCAACTGGTATAACAAAGTCAATATGCATTGTTGTTCCACCTGCTAATGCTGCAGCCTGACCGGTGAAAAAATCATCCATGGTTTCTGTACCCATGAATTCAAAGGCTAGATGCGTATGAGGATCAATTCCTCCTGTTTATGtatgaaaaaacaatttaagtaaaagttcaattttttattagatatataCAATCACTAgttataaaacaaagaaaaaagtaaaccTTATGATAAGGCTTATATATAAAGTATCTAGGAACTTATCTACCACGAAAGTTCAACTTAATAATCGTATATCATGTTGCCTTATAACTCCCCTAGTTCAGAAAATGAGTGCTACTTTAGTGATTATCACGTAGTTTTAGACCCTTAGTACAAGAATCTAACCAGGCATGACAAACTTTCCAGTGGCATCAAGCACAGTGACATCATCACCAACCTGCTAATTGCATTAAGAAAGATAGGATGAGTATCAACTCgtaaaaaaacatgaaaagtAAACATATATAGGTAAAATCAACAAACAGAGCCAGCTCAATGATACCTTTGTACACAGTACAAGACTTCAGCTAGAAACAACCTCAACTTAAAAAAGCAAAATCACAAATACTTTAGAAGTTGACAAGAAATTCCCCTCTTTTGAGTcctataaaattacaaaacaaccCAGTGGGAATCTTGAAGTGCTGAAGACCAACgctataaattcaattaaaacctATATCCACCACAAGCTCCCAAGACAAAAAATCGAGGATACTCATCAGAACACACAAGATCTTTTCCTCCACCGACGTCCAATACTGAAAAATTGTAGCAAAGCTAATTTTCAGTTTGGTATTAGAATGCCTATTTGCAATCTTAAAGGATTAGATGGCATGTTGCCTTACAACGTATCATTCAACTATTTGCATAACAGCTTATGCTTCTTACCCATCCCGAGTCAACCACCATGCGGTTTGAACTAAAGCATACCGGATTGgcttaataacaataatgatcaAACATTACAAATTCTAGAAAATTAACTCACAGAAACTTCAAAAACTGAACTTTtaaataaggggaaaaaaaaaaaaaaaagggattgaggaaaacaaattaacagaaattgaaagatatatGGGGCTagataaggaaaataaaaaataaaaaaattgtgaagtaatataacaaaatacaaTTCACGGATCCAACTTACAACTAATTTaataccaacaaaaaaaaaaaagaaaaaaaaaaggaaccaaaaaaaaaaaaaaaaaaaaaaagaaagtttgaaattttgttttgcGAAGTCAACAATTAGTGAGCTCACTACTTACTAACAGTGAAATTCAAATTCCTTCATTGAATATCCAAAATAAAACTCAAAAATTAGAGAATGGTATTAATACGTGGATATGAGGCTTCACAGCGACGATAAATCCGTTCTCCACGTAAACATCAGCGACCTCTTGGTGGTGAGCGTTCACTACAGTCCCTCCCTTTATCAATATCTTCGACGACGACGACGTCGTCGGAATACCACAAGCCGATTCATCGTATCCGATTCCAGCATCACAGAACtgaaaccaaaataataaaaaaaaataagggagcaaatgaatagattaatcaaccaaaaaaaaaaaaaaaagaaaaatcaatttttttaaaacaaacttttccttttcaatatatatatttttttttcccgggAACCAAACAGAAAAGTGTACCTGGCTAGGCTCTGAGAGTGAAGGAAAGGAGAAAAGAAGTAGCAGCAGTGGAAGATTGAAGAAATGGAGTTTGGAGATTGAATCCATTGCTAAAATGGAAGTTGAATTTTCTACTGGCTTGAGCACCGTATGTGCCTTTTATatctaaatttcaaatccttgaCGCTTTCTTTAATGTGTATTGCTCTTGGATTCTGTATAATAGGCATTTTATTCTGTTTGGACCGTTCGATTAGGCTGATTTGTGGAATCCATCTGATTTATAGTTAGAAAATGCAGGTTGTAGTAAAGATTAAATGCTAACGACCTCACATGATTGCCGTTGCATGAACTAGCTTCGGATTTCTCACATGACACAAAGGTCAATGCTGACATTTGTGAGCTGGCACAACGTGGATTGGTTTACAGTTTGATATTAGGCTATTAGCCAAGGACGAAGAAGGAATATTCTCGCCCTCACAGTGTCAAGTACGTGACATAGTTAGAAAGACAGGTGGCGTAACGACATTGGTCAGACCAGagaaagataatttatttattttatattttttgacaatgagaaaaataattgtttacATATTCACAATGGTCAAAGTGAACGAAAGCGTAGTGTACGGACAAAGTGGTGAAGGTgaacaaaaaagacaaaaaagagtATACATTGTATGTAATCTTTACCGGTCTGTCCTTGCCCCTTTCTTGAAAATTTTCTCTTGTTGAATCCAAAGGTGTATATTTCCATCCAAATATGATAGAAATAGCTAATagagggaattaattaattcatttttaaaagtaatgaatttaattaattcgttttttttttattattattattttttttttatgtcaggGATTTGGAAGTACAAATGAACAGACGAATATTAAAAACACACACTGAGATTAAAATTGAAAGCTTATACTTGAATTTGATCTCAATAAACATTGTGATTCAATTCTCGGGTTTGAATCTTGATTTCTTTATATTCTTGTTTGTTCTTCAATTTGTGCGTCTGCTTTGGATATAATTGTACGCTTTACTGGAGCTTTGAGAGAAGATAGGTAATTGGCTTCTGACTTGTCAATTCCATTGAAAAGATAACTATAAGGTGGCAGCTTTATATACTTTCCAGAACCAGGAACAACCTTCAGTTCATCATTTTGCCAAACAATTCTTCCACCAGCAATGGTCACTTCAACTTTTCCCTGAGAACCATAACATAAACGTCAAAATTAAGTGAGTGCAAGGCAGAGAATCTAAAGTTTCGTAATTATAGTTAGATTTAGGCATGTTAGCTGACTAAAATAAAGTTAAGAGAGAAAACATTAGAGTGGGGTGCTACATTTTAGAGGACAATATCAAATACAGCTGCTGAAGTATAATCTTTACTGTAGAACACAGTAGTATCATGGTTGTGCAATCATGTATCTGCATTATTGCGGGATTCAAAAGAGCAGTAATATGGATCTCTATGTGGCAGGAAGAATGTAATAACATGAACATTCTCCACGATGGAAGAAAATTTCTTCCTCATATTACAATAACTTCCAATCAATCACTTCTTTAGAAAATGGAGACAAAGATTACCTTCCCTCTCCTTCCTTCATAGACATTTGTATCAGACCTAGAGTGGTGGGACTTTGCGCTTATTTCAAAGGTTGAATTTGGATTGAGTATAATTATATCTGCATCAGATCCTGTGAGAATTGCTCCCTTCCTGGGATATATATTGAAGATCCTAGCACTGAAAATATTGTGAAAGCTGAAattattttctcatatttcACTCATCGTAATGAGCATTATATCTTATAATACAATCCCTTATATTTTCTGTGATACCTCAAAACACATAAaggttttgaaaaaatttacaatCAATTGAACAGAAGGAGACTATACCATTCAGTGCTTGTTACACGAACAAAGTCAGTGACAGAAATTTGGCCAGAAACCTGAAGGATATGCAGAATAAGAGATCAAACTATTACAAAATAGAGAATTCTATGCtgcttaaaatatttgaagaaatgaGCAAGAATTTATTGCAGCTTACCACCATTGTATCCCATACAAGATGCATCCTTTCCTCTATACCTATTTCCAAATTACCATGTGAAGAAGAATTAGTAAGTAGGATAGCTAACTAGGGCAACAAAAAGCACTCGGACGTAATTGTGTTTAAAGATATCAAGGACCCTTTTCCCtgaaaaaaagttcaaatatatttattaccgtTAACACCATTTGGAATTATCCGGAAATCATTAATTCCAAAAGCCTTCTGCGTAGAATTGGAAGTACAACGATCGGTTCCTACAAGCTGCAAATAGCaagatttaaatagaaaatcaaatatttCTACAAGAGTCCAACTAAAATATAAGTGCATTTAGAGATGATCTGTTATCATTCTACTGCCCTCTTTTAAGTAATTTCTTTAAGAATGGTGAAAATTGATGTAGCATTTAACAAAACTCCTACATTTTATTTGGAAGCCTTTCCAAACTCTAATAGATCACAACAGAAGCTACAGTCCAGGATATATTGATAGTTTTCTAAAATGctgttggaaaatattttctaataatgagagagaaacctgcaaaacACCAGTTGAAAGAGCAGCCTGAAGAGCCTTGTCGTGTCCTGCTGCTCTAATCGGTGGACTCATTACATATCTGAAAATGGAAAGATCAATATGCTTGACATAGCTATGGTAATTgccaaaagtaataataaacaaacaaaaatagaagTCTAGCATTTTACTTTGCTGCAGTCAGAAAGTCAGGATCCCAAAGCCAAGAATCATTAAGGACTAAGCCGGATACTATTGGTTCTCCAATAACCTTCTGCCCTGCACTTTGAAAGCATGATAAACCCTCTTTGTAAATTTTTCGAGCTGAATAAGGGAAGTCCATAATTAAATTCCATGCGTACAGAAAGAGGGTAAGAAAGcaataataacattttattttgtctAAACAATAGTAAAATAAGCAAACAAATGTAGACCCCAATAAGAAGGTAAACTATAACTAAAATAAACGCCGCTGTCAAATAAATTTCCCACCCGACAcagagttttaaaaattttatagagaACCTGATATCCGAGCTTTAGCTATTTCTTCCATAGCATCAATGCTCATGACGTGAACTACGTAAAGTGGAGTGTTTATAAAACTCGCCAATCGAATTGCTCGAGCAGTTGCCTCTCCTTCCAGCTACATAAGTACCGTCGTCAAGTCATAAAATGGAGCATAATTTCAAAGGTATAATAGGAAAATTCTATAAGATAATAATTGGAAAAATAACAGAataagaagagaaagaaaaggagatTTACCAAAAGGAGTCATTGATATGAACATATAAGTTCATGGTTATAATtcttgataaattaatttttcagatGATTTAGTGCCAGTGAGTATGTCCACAAGAAAAGGTATTTTAACATGGCATACAAGAATGAAAGTCAAgagcaaaataagaaaaagtaatTTTAGCAGGTCAGACACATTATGAAAACGAGAATGTATTTGCATATTTACCACTGGAGGCCTTGAAAGAGCATGTCCCTCTGGACCTCTAATACCAAGTTCAATCATTCTTTTCTGTCCTTCATGAACAGCATCTCCATTTTCTGCGTGAACCATAGCTAAGGCACCGAGAGACTTGCACTTCTTGAATCCTTCTAGCATAAGGTCATCATTAACCATAAAAAACCCTTTGTATGCCATGAAAAACTTGAAAGAGTTTATCCCTACATATTTACAATCATATTACAAATAAATGTCAATAAACTTGATGTGCAAGGGTCTCACAGACCAAACACAAGAAATGCAAGCCAGAAATATGAATCTCTACCTTTCTCTTGAACCATTATTTCCATCTCTTTTGAAACAACTTCATCCCATTTTGTAATTGCCATATGGAAACCAAAATCCATGCAAGCCTTCTTAGATTTTTTCTCATAAGCTTCAAAACCTGCTGTCAAACTCCCATTAACTGGTATAACAAAGTCAATGTGCATTGTTGTTCCACCTGCTAATGCTGCAGCCTGACCACTGAAAAAATCATCAACGGATTCTGTACCCAAGAACTCCATGGCTAGATGCGTATGAGGATCAATTCCCCCTGTTAATGAGACAACAAACAATTGCAGCCAAAGCTGAatccaaaatcatatatatatataatcacaagttgtaaaacaaagaaaaaagtaacCCTTATGATTAGGCATATGTCATAGAACTTATCTAGCATTGAAGTTCAGCTTAATACTCGTATATCATGTCCTCTACTTATAGAACTACCCTAGTTCAGAAAGTGAGTACTACATTAGTGATTATCATGTAGTTTTAGATCCTTCGTACGGGAATCTAACCTGGCATAACAAACTTTCCAGTGGCATCAAGCACAGTGACATCATCACCAACCTGCCAATTTCATTAAGAAAATAGGATGAGCATTAGCTCC is a genomic window containing:
- the LOC107428141 gene encoding uncharacterized protein LOC107428141 — translated: MDTRKEKNVWMSVPQFGGWDHKGGGANYSMVFSQARANRKQQKNDVKRASLGNEREFIATHYRDNIPNHHLHQPQDDSVVRKRKILTYINCCIKP
- the LOC107428140 gene encoding dihydropyrimidinase isoform X2, whose protein sequence is MDSISKLHFFNLPLLLLLFSFPSLSEPSQFCDAGIGYDESACGIPTTSSSSKILIKGGTVVNAHHQEVADVYVENGFIVAVKPHIHVGDDVTVLDATGKFVMPGGIDPHTHLAFEFMGTETMDDFFTGQAAALAGGTTMHIDFVIPVDGSLTAGFEAYEKKSKKACMDFGFHMAITKWDEVVSKEMEIMVQEKGINSFKFFMAYKGALMINDDLLLEGFKKCKSLGALAMVHAENGDAVYEGQKRMIELGITGPEGHALSRPAVLEGEATARAIRLASFINTPLYVVHVMSIDAMEEIAKARISGQKVIGEPVVSGLVLNDSWLWDSDFLTAARFVMSPPIRAAGHDKALQAALSTGVLQLVGTDHCAFNSKQKALGIDDFRKIPNGVNGIEERMHLVWDTMVESGQISVTDYVRITSTDCARIFNIYPRKGAILAGSDADIIILNPNSSFEISAKSHHSRSDTNVFEGRRGKGKVEVTIAGGRIVWQNDELKVVPGSGKYIKLPPYNYLFSGIDKAEANYLASLKAPVKRTIISKA
- the LOC107428140 gene encoding dihydropyrimidinase isoform X1; the protein is MDSISKLHFFNLPLLLLLFSFPSLSEPSQFCDAGIGYDESACGIPTTSSSSKILIKGGTVVNAHHQEVADVYVENGFIVAVKPHIHQVGDDVTVLDATGKFVMPGGIDPHTHLAFEFMGTETMDDFFTGQAAALAGGTTMHIDFVIPVDGSLTAGFEAYEKKSKKACMDFGFHMAITKWDEVVSKEMEIMVQEKGINSFKFFMAYKGALMINDDLLLEGFKKCKSLGALAMVHAENGDAVYEGQKRMIELGITGPEGHALSRPAVLEGEATARAIRLASFINTPLYVVHVMSIDAMEEIAKARISGQKVIGEPVVSGLVLNDSWLWDSDFLTAARFVMSPPIRAAGHDKALQAALSTGVLQLVGTDHCAFNSKQKALGIDDFRKIPNGVNGIEERMHLVWDTMVESGQISVTDYVRITSTDCARIFNIYPRKGAILAGSDADIIILNPNSSFEISAKSHHSRSDTNVFEGRRGKGKVEVTIAGGRIVWQNDELKVVPGSGKYIKLPPYNYLFSGIDKAEANYLASLKAPVKRTIISKA
- the LOC107428140 gene encoding dihydropyrimidinase isoform X3; translated protein: MPGGIDPHTHLAFEFMGTETMDDFFTGQAAALAGGTTMHIDFVIPVDGSLTAGFEAYEKKSKKACMDFGFHMAITKWDEVVSKEMEIMVQEKGINSFKFFMAYKGALMINDDLLLEGFKKCKSLGALAMVHAENGDAVYEGQKRMIELGITGPEGHALSRPAVLEGEATARAIRLASFINTPLYVVHVMSIDAMEEIAKARISGQKVIGEPVVSGLVLNDSWLWDSDFLTAARFVMSPPIRAAGHDKALQAALSTGVLQLVGTDHCAFNSKQKALGIDDFRKIPNGVNGIEERMHLVWDTMVESGQISVTDYVRITSTDCARIFNIYPRKGAILAGSDADIIILNPNSSFEISAKSHHSRSDTNVFEGRRGKGKVEVTIAGGRIVWQNDELKVVPGSGKYIKLPPYNYLFSGIDKAEANYLASLKAPVKRTIISKA
- the LOC125418751 gene encoding dihydropyrimidinase-like, whose amino-acid sequence is MGSITKLHLFNLPLLLLLVVSFSSSLSEPNQFCDAGIGYEESTCGISTTSSKILIKGGTVVNAHHLEVADVYVEDGIIVAVKPHIHVGDDVTVLDATGKFVMPGGIDPHTHLAMEFLGTESVDDFFSGQAAALAGGTTMHIDFVIPVNGSLTAGFEAYEKKSKKACMDFGFHMAITKWDEVVSKEMEIMVQEKGINSFKFFMAYKGFFMVNDDLMLEGFKKCKSLGALAMVHAENGDAVHEGQKRMIELGIRGPEGHALSRPPVLEGEATARAIRLASFINTPLYVVHVMSIDAMEEIAKARISGQKVIGEPIVSGLVLNDSWLWDPDFLTAAKYVMSPPIRAAGHDKALQAALSTGVLQLVGTDRCTSNSTQKAFGINDFRIIPNGVNGIEERMHLVWDTMVVSGQISVTDFVRVTSTECARIFNIYPRKGAILTGSDADIIILNPNSTFEISAKSHHSRSDTNVYEGRRGKGKVEVTIAGGRIVWQNDELKVVPGSGKYIKLPPYSYLFNGIDKSEANYLSSLKAPVKRTIISKADAQIEEQTRI